From Miscanthus floridulus cultivar M001 chromosome 15, ASM1932011v1, whole genome shotgun sequence, the proteins below share one genomic window:
- the LOC136507050 gene encoding uncharacterized protein, with the protein MPKQASCLSSGPGTACCADFWAGLARKARPVEESRPARGLVEQGEESMVALEVEAASVAAGIRSASSALQRRGCGVAHAGDSRGEGKEGRRRAGRHRLGRAAIAVARGRAWLFASSPTPPRLTPARVGLPPARAHSPRRVSSWPHDCHARQDRDPALLHPTKAAPPEPPCRAGTAVLPPAPPLPGVVAAPPPSAPVAWCLGPVVRPIAVAARTCGRDVHSTTPPP; encoded by the exons ATGCCCAAGCAGGCCTCGTGCCTGtccagcggcccaggcacggcctgctgcgCCGATTTTTGGGCCGGGCTAGCTCGAAAAGCACGGCCCGTCGAGGAGTCCAGGCCAGCCCGAGGCCTGGTTGAGCAGGGGGAAGAGAGCATGGTGGCGCTCGAGGTCGAGGCCGCGTCGGTGGCGGCGGGCATCAGATCCGCGAGCAGCGCGCTCCAACGGCGGGGCTGCGGCGTCGCCCATGCCGGAGATTCGCGGGGAGAAGGGAAGGAGGGAAGGAGACGAGCGGGGAGG CACCGCCTTGGCCGTGCCGCCATCGCCGTTGCCAGAGGCCGCGCGTGGCTCTTCGCTTCCTCTCCCACGCCGCCGCGTCTCACGCCCGCCCGTGTCGGCCTTCCCCCTGCGCGAGCGCACTCCCCGCGCCGTGTTTCGTCGTGGCCGCACGACTGCCACGCCCGACAGGACCGCGACCCCGCACTGCTCCACCCCACCAAGGCCGCGCCGCCGGAGCCGCCCTGCCGCGCTGGAACCGCTGTTCTAcccccggcgccgcccctcccaGGCGTCGTCGCCGCCCCGCCGCCATCTGCGCCGGTCGCCTGGTGCCTGGGGCCGGTGGTGCGCCCCATCGCCGTAGCGGCCCGCACCTGCGGCCGTGACGTCCACAGCACCACGCCGCCCCCATGA
- the LOC136509464 gene encoding RING-H2 finger protein ATL74-like produces the protein MRMLSDSSLAGGGVDQGSAAPATAPPLLDSTLSGLTVAASLGQLTPEGRISSTTTGFFDAHTSLILAAVLCALVGALNLHPLLRCALHYCGRRGGPHTVADPPAGLKKSVLRKMPVAVYGGAEAAGAQAGAECAICLGEFADGDAVRLLPRCRHGFHVRCIDTWLSAHSSCPICRDSLLDDEGASATAAGEETTAWMSPSFT, from the coding sequence ATGCGCATGCTCAGCGACAGCagcctcgccggcggcggcgtcgacCAAGGATCCGCCGCACCGGCCACGGCGCCGCCGCTGCTGGACTCGACATTGTCGGGGTTGACCGTGGCGGCGAGCCTGGGCCAGCTGACGCCCGAAGGAAGGATCAGCAGTACCACCACGGGCTTCTTCGACGCGCACACGAGCCTCATCCTGGCCGCGGTACTCTGCGCGCTCGTCGGCGCCCTCAATCTCCACCCCCTACTCCGGTGTGCGCTCCACTACTGCGGCCGCCGCGGCGGCCCCCACACCGTGGCCGATCCGCCCGCCGGGCTGAAGAAGAGTGTGCTCAGGAAGATGCCGGTGGCGGTGTATGGCGGGGCCGAGGCCGCGGGCGCCCAGGCAGGCGCCGAGTGCGCCATCTGCCTCGGCGAGTTCGCGGACGGCGACGCCGTGCGCTTGCTCCCCAGGTGCCGCCATGGCTTCCACGTCCGCTGCATCGATACGTGGCTGTCCGCGCACTCGTCCTGCCCGATATGCCGGGACTCGCTCCTCGACGACGAGGGTGCCAGTGCCACTGCCGccggcgaggagacgacggcgtgGATGTCTCCTTCGTTCACTTAG